The Sporomusaceae bacterium FL31 genome contains a region encoding:
- a CDS encoding uroporphyrinogen III methyltransferase — MQGMVYLVGAGPGDYKLISIKAVEYIQEADTIVYDRLADDRLLAYARPDVELIYVGKASSAHTMRQEDINQLLVDKAKAGKKVVRLKGGDPFVFGRGGEEALKLVENNLPFEIVPGITSAISVPAYAGIPVTHRGVATSFAVITGHEDPTKGESNMKWDKLATGVDTLVFLMGVENLPHITSQLIENGRPASTPAAVIRWGTKPEQQVLVTTVGQAAEDVAKQGIKPPAIFIVGDVVNLREELAWFDQRPLFGKTVLVTRAREQASALTDKLEALGAQCIEAPAIKIVPPDSYAALDQAIQKLSTYQWLILTSVNGVDYFFNRLTEAGGDARALAGIRVAAIGIQTAERLKNYGIRADIIPAEFRAEGIIEALTGKIEPGMKVLIPRALVARDILPEKLTEMGAVVDVVPAYKTVTAATDGNRLAEKIAAGKIDLITFTSSSTVTNLLNILGPQGAELVSKTKTACIGPITAGTCLENGIKPDVIAEEFTIAGLVAAIREM, encoded by the coding sequence ATGCAAGGCATGGTGTATTTAGTCGGGGCTGGCCCTGGTGACTATAAGCTGATTAGTATCAAAGCGGTAGAATATATCCAAGAAGCAGATACCATTGTTTATGACAGACTGGCTGATGATCGTCTGCTGGCTTATGCCCGCCCGGATGTGGAACTGATCTATGTGGGTAAAGCCTCCAGTGCTCATACTATGCGGCAGGAGGATATCAATCAGCTGCTGGTTGATAAAGCCAAAGCCGGCAAGAAAGTTGTCCGGCTAAAAGGCGGCGATCCGTTTGTGTTTGGCCGTGGTGGTGAAGAGGCACTCAAGCTTGTTGAAAACAATTTGCCGTTTGAAATAGTGCCAGGAATTACGTCGGCTATTTCAGTACCGGCCTATGCGGGTATCCCGGTTACTCATCGCGGCGTAGCAACATCTTTTGCCGTGATTACCGGCCATGAAGATCCGACCAAGGGCGAGTCCAATATGAAATGGGATAAGCTGGCCACCGGCGTGGATACGCTGGTGTTCTTAATGGGGGTAGAAAATCTGCCCCATATCACCAGTCAATTGATTGAAAATGGCCGTCCGGCTTCAACGCCTGCAGCCGTCATTCGCTGGGGAACCAAGCCGGAACAGCAAGTGTTGGTAACCACAGTTGGACAGGCTGCCGAAGATGTTGCTAAACAGGGAATCAAGCCGCCAGCTATCTTTATTGTCGGCGATGTCGTCAACTTACGGGAAGAGTTAGCCTGGTTTGATCAAAGACCGCTGTTTGGCAAGACCGTGCTGGTAACCAGGGCACGGGAGCAGGCTAGTGCCTTAACGGACAAGCTCGAAGCGCTTGGTGCTCAGTGCATTGAAGCACCGGCCATCAAGATTGTGCCGCCTGACAGCTATGCTGCACTGGATCAGGCCATCCAGAAACTTAGTACCTATCAGTGGCTGATTCTGACTAGCGTCAATGGTGTTGATTACTTTTTCAACCGCCTGACTGAAGCTGGTGGTGATGCGCGGGCTTTAGCAGGCATCAGAGTCGCTGCAATCGGCATTCAAACCGCAGAGCGGTTAAAAAACTATGGCATTAGGGCGGATATTATCCCTGCTGAATTTAGGGCAGAAGGAATCATTGAGGCATTAACCGGCAAAATTGAGCCGGGAATGAAAGTGTTAATTCCCCGGGCCTTGGTTGCCCGTGATATATTACCCGAGAAACTGACTGAAATGGGTGCTGTTGTTGATGTTGTACCGGCTTACAAAACCGTGACTGCGGCAACAGACGGAAATAGACTGGCAGAAAAAATTGCCGCCGGTAAGATTGATCTGATTACGTTTACCAGCTCTTCGACTGTCACCAATCTGTTAAATATACTGGGACCTCAAGGTGCTGAGCTTGTCAGTAAAACAAAAACAGCCTGCATCGGCCCGATTACTGCCGGCACTTGCTTAGAAAATGGGATTAAGCCTGATGTTATTGCCGAAGAATTTACAATTGCTGGTCTAGTTGCGGCAATCAGGGAAATGTGA
- the hemC gene encoding porphobilinogen deaminase: MKEKLVIGTRGSKLALWQANYIADCLRSRFPGVEVSLKRVMTTGDKILDVPLARIGGKGLFTKELETEMLTGQIDLAVHSLKDMPTELPPGLTLAAITERVDPGDAFISPQYKTVDALPQGAKVGTSSLRRKAQLLNYRPDLVISDLRGNLDTRLQKLETEQLDAIILAVAGLKRLGWQDRITQVLPPSLCLPAVGQGALAIETRSDDAEVIAMLAFLNHDSTRAAVTAERSFLREVEGGCQVPVGVFGQANNNSLLLEAVILSVDGVQVIRDTVSGTWAEAEDLGRALAQKMLAAGGREIMAALECM, encoded by the coding sequence GTGAAAGAAAAATTAGTTATCGGTACGCGCGGCAGTAAGTTAGCGTTATGGCAGGCTAATTATATTGCCGACTGTTTACGCTCCCGGTTTCCTGGCGTTGAGGTTAGCTTAAAACGAGTCATGACAACCGGGGATAAAATCTTGGATGTACCGCTGGCCAGAATTGGCGGCAAAGGGTTATTTACCAAAGAACTTGAAACCGAAATGTTAACCGGACAAATTGATTTGGCTGTTCACAGTTTAAAGGATATGCCTACAGAGTTGCCGCCAGGACTAACGCTGGCAGCAATCACAGAACGGGTTGATCCGGGTGATGCCTTCATTAGTCCGCAATATAAAACAGTGGATGCTTTACCGCAGGGTGCTAAGGTTGGTACATCCAGCCTGAGAAGAAAAGCCCAGCTGCTAAACTATCGGCCGGATTTAGTCATTAGTGATTTGCGCGGCAATCTTGATACCAGGCTGCAAAAGTTGGAAACTGAGCAGCTTGATGCCATAATCCTGGCAGTCGCTGGCCTGAAAAGACTGGGATGGCAAGACCGCATCACGCAGGTGCTGCCGCCGTCACTCTGTTTACCAGCGGTTGGTCAAGGGGCACTGGCTATTGAGACTCGCAGTGATGATGCTGAAGTCATAGCCATGTTAGCATTTCTCAACCATGACAGCACACGGGCAGCTGTAACGGCTGAACGGTCCTTTTTACGGGAAGTCGAGGGTGGCTGTCAAGTTCCTGTGGGTGTCTTTGGTCAAGCAAACAACAATTCCTTATTGCTGGAAGCTGTTATTTTATCAGTCGATGGTGTTCAGGTTATCCGGGACACCGTCAGCGGTACTTGGGCAGAGGCCGAGGATTTAGGGCGTGCTTTAGCACAAAAGATGCTGGCTGCCGGTGGCCGGGAAATCATGGCAGCTTTAGAGTGTATGTAA
- the hemA gene encoding glutamyl-tRNA reductase, with the protein MQLVVLGLNHKTAPVEVRECFSFSEEQVKAALWHVREYDGINECVILSTCNRTEMYAAVDDAEEALPIMQQFLEQMAANQQEVASYLFFYTDVDCIRHLFRVSSSLDSLVIGEGQILSQVKKAYSIARDVGTTSTVLNTMFHRAIAVGKKVRTETRIAFSAVSVSYAAVELAKSVFGDLSKSNVLLLGAGQMGELTARHLVENGVETVFVSNRKYDRAVSLAEKFHGVAVPFENFMKVAAKADIVITSTGAPHYIVRAWDVAHLMPKRNGQPIIFIDIAVPRDVEPEVAAINGASLYNIDDLEAVVESNMRLREQEAELAEAIIDSELAELVDKFRYLSFRPTMALLADKAERVRQRELKRALAKLPDITPEQRKVMESMSKMIVRKLLRDPMVRINEAAGTDHEQFYIDAIGRLFKLDALGEGRKSERKISYRYARQ; encoded by the coding sequence ATGCAGTTGGTAGTGTTGGGTCTTAATCATAAAACCGCTCCCGTTGAAGTACGGGAATGCTTTTCTTTCTCTGAGGAGCAAGTAAAAGCTGCTTTATGGCATGTGCGCGAATATGACGGCATCAATGAATGTGTCATATTGTCGACTTGCAACCGTACTGAGATGTATGCGGCAGTGGATGATGCTGAAGAAGCTTTGCCGATTATGCAGCAGTTTTTGGAGCAGATGGCGGCAAATCAGCAAGAAGTAGCAAGCTATTTGTTTTTTTATACAGATGTCGATTGTATCCGGCATTTGTTTCGAGTGTCCTCAAGTCTGGACTCGCTGGTAATTGGTGAGGGGCAGATTTTGAGCCAGGTCAAGAAAGCTTACTCTATAGCCAGAGATGTTGGAACGACAAGTACTGTACTCAATACCATGTTCCATCGGGCTATTGCAGTAGGTAAAAAGGTGCGCACTGAAACCCGAATTGCGTTCAGTGCTGTTTCGGTTAGCTATGCGGCAGTTGAACTGGCGAAGAGTGTATTCGGTGATCTGTCAAAGTCTAATGTACTGCTGCTAGGGGCTGGACAGATGGGCGAATTAACAGCGCGTCATTTAGTTGAAAACGGAGTCGAAACAGTGTTTGTTTCCAACCGTAAGTATGATCGGGCAGTTAGTTTGGCCGAAAAGTTTCATGGCGTTGCTGTGCCGTTTGAGAATTTTATGAAGGTTGCTGCAAAGGCCGATATTGTTATTACATCAACTGGTGCCCCGCACTATATTGTTAGAGCGTGGGATGTGGCTCACCTGATGCCAAAACGTAATGGGCAGCCCATTATCTTTATTGATATCGCAGTACCGCGCGATGTTGAGCCCGAAGTAGCGGCGATTAATGGGGCTAGCCTTTATAATATTGATGATCTGGAAGCTGTCGTTGAGTCCAATATGCGGCTGCGGGAACAGGAAGCCGAATTAGCCGAAGCCATTATTGATAGCGAACTGGCTGAATTGGTGGATAAATTCCGTTACCTTTCCTTTCGGCCGACGATGGCCTTGCTGGCTGATAAAGCTGAACGGGTGCGGCAGCGTGAATTAAAGCGGGCGTTAGCCAAACTGCCGGATATTACGCCGGAACAGCGCAAGGTCATGGAAAGCATGTCAAAAATGATTGTCAGAAAGCTGCTGCGTGATCCCATGGTGCGCATCAATGAAGCAGCCGGTACCGATCATGAGCAATTTTACATCGATGCGATTGGCAGACTATTTAAACTAGATGCGTTAGGAGAGGGCAGAAAAAGTGAAAGAAAAATTAGTTATCGGTACGCGCGGCAGTAA
- a CDS encoding precorrin-2 dehydrogenase — translation MPFYPVNLQIAGKRCAVIGGGAVAERKVHALLKAEAVVTVISPQMTVALSRLAQMQHINHVDRPYRQGDLAGFFLVICATDNMSVNRAAAQEADGLDLLFNVVDDPELGNFSVPAQVARGDLLLTVSTAGKSPALAKLLRQDLAARYGDEYGLYLELVAKIRAELKTVLATSKDREQFWRESIDEEVIILLRQGKINEAEAKIRNAVGSVGS, via the coding sequence ATGCCTTTCTATCCAGTTAATCTGCAAATTGCGGGAAAGCGTTGTGCTGTGATTGGCGGCGGCGCAGTAGCCGAACGCAAAGTGCATGCTTTACTAAAGGCCGAAGCGGTCGTAACAGTAATTAGTCCTCAAATGACGGTCGCCTTAAGCCGATTAGCGCAAATGCAGCACATCAATCATGTGGACAGGCCTTACCGGCAAGGAGATCTCGCCGGTTTTTTTCTCGTTATTTGTGCAACTGACAATATGTCGGTCAATAGAGCAGCTGCCCAGGAGGCTGACGGGCTGGATTTGTTATTCAATGTCGTGGATGATCCCGAATTAGGCAATTTTAGTGTGCCAGCTCAAGTTGCGCGCGGAGATTTGCTGCTGACTGTTTCTACAGCCGGCAAGAGTCCTGCGTTGGCTAAATTATTGCGTCAGGATTTAGCGGCTCGTTATGGCGATGAATATGGGCTTTATCTGGAGCTTGTTGCCAAGATACGGGCTGAATTAAAGACCGTTTTGGCGACTTCGAAAGACCGGGAACAGTTTTGGCGGGAAAGTATTGATGAAGAAGTAATAATCTTGCTGCGGCAAGGTAAGATAAATGAGGCGGAGGCTAAGATTAGGAATGCAGTTGGTAGTGTTGGGTCTTAA
- a CDS encoding penicillin-binding protein 2, with amino-acid sequence MWDIEQLRRIKVLAAIVFAVIGLLMLRLIWMQLFQGPQYKKVAEENRIRQVSSVAPRGIVYDRNKAVLVSNRPAFAISIIPSEYSNAQDATIILANILGVSTAEIDALLKAAEENNSYTPIRLKRDADDATIAKIQERKGYLPGVIIEAIPMRHYIYKDLAAQLLGYIGVMNEEEYQKGKSKGYHSGDLIGKDGIEKIWEDVLRGEEGGLQVEVNAMGEEVKVVGDKPAIPGKGIVLTLDANLQKAAEEVLNKQINFARSIGQPAKGGAVVVLDVKTGGVLALVSSPGFDPNLFAGGISSKDWNKLINDTNNPLTNKSIQSAYPPGSVFKIVTAAAALNMGYTTPTEIFDDKGVYVLNGWSFYGWDTKGLGKLDIVGALAWSSDPAFYELGHRMGADNLASYALTFGFGQPSGIKLLGEASGIVPTEEWKVKNFGEMWYPGETLIAAIGQGYYLATPIQQTMLLMAVANGGVMYRPFVVDRVVTADGSKVLEQFQPEVVRTVYLSPEIWDTIRKGLRAVTAEGTGATVFRGFSVPVAGKSGSAETGKGTVHSWFSCYAPADKPEIAVTVLVEEGGEGSVSAAPVVRKVLEAYFGIVSEAPVPTPPPGKTD; translated from the coding sequence ATGTGGGATATTGAGCAATTACGCCGAATCAAGGTGTTGGCTGCAATTGTTTTTGCAGTGATTGGACTGCTCATGCTCAGGCTGATCTGGATGCAATTGTTCCAGGGGCCTCAATATAAGAAAGTTGCGGAGGAAAACAGAATTCGTCAGGTTAGTTCTGTAGCGCCGCGAGGTATTGTTTATGATCGCAATAAGGCGGTCCTTGTCAGTAATCGCCCTGCTTTTGCAATTTCGATTATTCCCTCTGAATATAGCAATGCTCAGGATGCAACCATCATCTTAGCGAATATTTTAGGGGTGAGTACAGCTGAGATTGATGCATTGCTGAAAGCAGCAGAGGAGAATAACTCATACACTCCTATTCGGTTAAAACGGGATGCAGATGATGCAACAATTGCTAAAATTCAGGAGCGTAAAGGCTATTTGCCTGGGGTCATTATCGAAGCCATTCCAATGCGGCATTATATCTACAAAGATTTAGCGGCGCAGCTGCTAGGGTATATCGGCGTCATGAATGAGGAGGAATATCAAAAAGGCAAGAGCAAAGGGTATCACTCGGGTGATCTAATCGGCAAAGATGGTATTGAAAAGATATGGGAAGATGTTCTGCGGGGAGAGGAAGGCGGGCTGCAGGTTGAAGTCAACGCCATGGGGGAAGAAGTTAAGGTGGTTGGCGATAAACCGGCTATACCTGGTAAGGGCATTGTGCTCACACTTGATGCCAATCTTCAGAAAGCAGCAGAGGAAGTGCTTAATAAGCAAATCAACTTTGCCCGGAGTATTGGTCAGCCTGCTAAGGGCGGTGCGGTAGTAGTTTTAGATGTAAAAACCGGCGGCGTGCTGGCATTGGTCAGCAGCCCTGGTTTTGATCCCAATTTGTTTGCCGGCGGAATAAGCAGTAAAGATTGGAATAAACTCATCAATGATACGAATAATCCGTTAACGAATAAAAGCATTCAGAGTGCGTATCCTCCGGGTTCAGTGTTTAAAATTGTTACCGCTGCGGCAGCATTAAATATGGGCTACACCACTCCAACTGAAATTTTTGATGACAAAGGGGTTTATGTATTAAATGGCTGGAGTTTCTATGGCTGGGATACCAAGGGATTAGGAAAATTAGATATTGTGGGAGCGTTAGCCTGGTCGAGTGACCCTGCTTTTTACGAGTTAGGCCACAGAATGGGGGCCGACAATTTAGCCAGTTATGCCTTGACGTTTGGCTTTGGTCAGCCTTCTGGCATCAAACTTTTAGGTGAAGCGTCCGGGATAGTCCCTACTGAAGAATGGAAGGTTAAGAATTTTGGTGAGATGTGGTATCCGGGAGAAACGCTGATTGCGGCAATCGGCCAGGGGTATTATCTGGCTACACCCATTCAGCAAACCATGCTGCTCATGGCTGTAGCCAACGGAGGTGTGATGTACAGGCCATTTGTGGTTGACCGAGTGGTTACCGCTGATGGAAGCAAGGTACTTGAGCAATTTCAACCTGAGGTTGTACGAACCGTTTATCTTAGTCCCGAAATCTGGGATACTATCCGAAAAGGGCTGAGGGCTGTGACGGCTGAGGGTACAGGAGCGACTGTATTCAGGGGCTTTAGTGTGCCGGTGGCGGGGAAATCGGGCTCGGCTGAGACAGGCAAGGGAACAGTACATTCCTGGTTCTCTTGTTATGCTCCCGCTGATAAGCCGGAAATTGCAGTGACCGTGCTGGTTGAAGAAGGCGGTGAAGGATCGGTATCTGCGGCGCCAGTTGTTAGGAAGGTGCTTGAAGCTTATTTCGGAATTGTTTCGGAGGCTCCTGTTCCGACACCCCCGCCAGGGAAAACCGATTAA
- a CDS encoding cell envelope-related transcriptional attenuator: MSRLEKRLTEQKQTQTQRVLVILVALFIFLVATGASYYWFSTNLFDRTKRTSGLMAAQNKMNIMVLGVDERADDVGRSDTLFVVTVDTNTKEVAMLSIPRDTRVKIPGHGYDKINHAYAEGGHTLSQKAVEGLLGIPIDHYILINFNSFHKIVDAIGGVDIDVEKRMYYEDPYDGNDGLVIDLKPGLQHMDGNTAIQYVRYRDEEGDIGRVQRQQKFIKALMKEVASPSVITRIPAIIQQVSAAVKTDMSTTEMLSMAKILNDAYKNGLKTDMVPGKPAYISDVSYWLPDVVALRQHLAQTLGVKMEDKYVATTKQEATEYETSIPKEMKVIETPKVVKPEDKTKQPEKMKETDKTDEDEKQDAKKPAPSKIKVEILNASGSDEAGRDMAAVLKKQGLEVVSVSNLTIGYKNTVVVSNTTNSSVVNKLTNLPFSYSLQVTKDESKGVQVTILVGKDYLGKKE, encoded by the coding sequence ATGAGCCGTTTAGAAAAGCGTCTTACCGAGCAAAAGCAAACGCAGACACAGCGAGTATTAGTCATACTTGTTGCGTTATTTATATTTCTTGTTGCGACCGGCGCATCTTATTATTGGTTCAGCACCAATCTTTTTGATCGCACTAAGCGGACAAGCGGGCTCATGGCAGCCCAAAATAAAATGAATATTATGGTGTTAGGAGTCGACGAACGGGCTGATGATGTGGGACGTTCTGACACGTTGTTTGTTGTGACCGTTGATACCAATACGAAAGAAGTGGCCATGCTTTCAATCCCACGTGATACGCGGGTCAAGATTCCGGGACATGGTTATGACAAAATTAATCATGCCTATGCCGAAGGCGGCCACACATTATCACAAAAAGCTGTCGAAGGTCTCTTAGGCATTCCAATTGATCACTATATTCTGATTAATTTTAATTCGTTTCACAAGATCGTGGATGCCATTGGCGGGGTCGATATTGATGTTGAAAAACGAATGTATTATGAAGATCCTTATGACGGCAATGATGGCCTAGTCATTGATTTGAAGCCTGGGTTACAGCATATGGACGGCAATACGGCCATTCAGTATGTTCGCTATCGTGATGAGGAAGGCGATATTGGCCGGGTACAGAGGCAGCAGAAGTTCATTAAAGCCTTGATGAAAGAAGTTGCCAGCCCTTCAGTGATCACCAGAATACCAGCAATTATTCAGCAGGTCAGTGCAGCGGTTAAAACCGATATGTCTACAACCGAAATGCTGAGTATGGCTAAAATACTAAATGATGCCTATAAAAATGGGCTGAAGACCGACATGGTACCCGGTAAGCCGGCTTATATCAGCGATGTGAGTTATTGGCTGCCTGATGTAGTCGCTCTCAGGCAGCATTTGGCGCAAACACTTGGGGTAAAAATGGAAGACAAATATGTTGCTACAACCAAGCAGGAAGCAACCGAATATGAGACATCCATTCCTAAGGAAATGAAGGTCATCGAGACGCCTAAGGTTGTCAAACCTGAGGATAAAACCAAACAGCCTGAGAAAATGAAAGAGACCGATAAAACCGATGAAGATGAAAAGCAGGATGCCAAAAAACCTGCACCAAGCAAGATTAAGGTTGAAATATTAAATGCCAGCGGTTCAGATGAAGCAGGCAGAGATATGGCAGCTGTGCTTAAAAAACAAGGTCTTGAGGTCGTCAGTGTTTCCAATTTGACGATAGGGTATAAAAATACTGTGGTTGTTTCCAATACGACCAATAGTAGCGTGGTCAATAAACTGACAAACCTGCCTTTTTCTTATTCTCTGCAAGTAACAAAGGATGAAAGCAAGGGTGTTCAGGTTACGATACTGGTGGGTAAAGACTATTTAGGAAAAAAAGAATAA